A section of the Saccharopolyspora gregorii genome encodes:
- a CDS encoding ABC transporter permease, with translation MSTTPQRLRTFELAAFAGVWRRELTLYRRYWLSSTFSSVVEPTIYLLAFGFGLGSLIATIRGLPYIEFLGTGVVATSVLFTSAFAGMFTTFVRRKFQHSYDAMLAAPVDVHELVAAEALWIATKSGVYGCAPLLVAMVFGLDPAPGMLLVPLVGLITGLGFALFGIWCSAVVPSIDSFNYIVSAVITPLFLVAGTFFPIDQLPGWAGTVAAFNPLYHCVELVRDASFGLRPGVDLLHVGALLLFAALMWLLAYTAMRRRLVD, from the coding sequence ATGAGCACCACGCCGCAGCGGCTGCGCACCTTCGAACTGGCCGCGTTCGCCGGGGTGTGGCGGCGGGAGCTGACGCTGTACCGGCGGTACTGGTTGTCCAGCACGTTCTCCTCGGTGGTGGAGCCGACGATCTACCTGCTGGCGTTCGGCTTCGGGCTCGGCTCGCTGATCGCGACCATCCGCGGGCTGCCCTACATCGAGTTCCTCGGCACCGGGGTGGTGGCGACGTCGGTGCTGTTCACCAGCGCGTTCGCCGGGATGTTCACCACGTTCGTGCGGCGCAAGTTCCAGCACTCCTACGACGCGATGCTGGCCGCGCCGGTCGACGTGCACGAGCTCGTCGCGGCCGAGGCGCTGTGGATCGCCACCAAGTCCGGGGTGTACGGGTGCGCGCCGCTGCTGGTGGCGATGGTGTTCGGGCTCGACCCGGCGCCGGGCATGCTGCTGGTGCCGCTGGTCGGGTTGATCACGGGGCTGGGGTTCGCGCTGTTCGGCATCTGGTGCTCGGCGGTGGTGCCGTCGATCGACTCGTTCAACTACATCGTGAGCGCGGTGATCACGCCGCTGTTCCTGGTGGCGGGCACGTTCTTCCCGATCGACCAGCTGCCGGGCTGGGCGGGGACGGTGGCCGCGTTCAACCCGCTGTACCACTGCGTGGAGCTGGTGCGGGACGCCTCGTTCGGCCTGCGCCCGGGCGTTGACCTGCTGCACGTGGGTGCGCTGCTGCTGTTCGCGGCGCTGATGTGGCTGCTGGCCTACACCGCGATGCGCCGCAGGCTCGTCGACTGA
- a CDS encoding ABC transporter ATP-binding protein has product MTARQRVATRTSSALALRGVVKRYGEITAVDGLDLTVTAGTCLGLLGPNGAGKSTTMRLITAQTRADAGEIEVLGFRVPRESKRARTAMGVVPQLDNLDEELTARQNLEVFAHLYRVPRADRAAAVLRALDLAQLRKRADTKTDELSGGMRRRLLIARGLVHSPRLVLLDEPTVGLDPQVRQELWALIDALRSDGVTVLMSTHYIEEAERLADDVAVMSGGRVIATGTPDELRLQHAGQDVVEYYGPPARLVEVETITREAGLSTRRTGPAVSVLRAELMPEPVAARLGTGHRRVSNLEDVFVSLTGEAVE; this is encoded by the coding sequence ATGACCGCACGGCAGCGTGTCGCGACGAGGACGTCATCCGCGCTGGCGCTGCGCGGCGTGGTGAAGCGCTACGGCGAGATCACCGCCGTGGACGGCCTCGACCTGACCGTCACCGCCGGGACCTGCCTGGGACTGCTCGGGCCCAACGGTGCGGGCAAGTCCACCACGATGCGCCTGATCACCGCGCAGACCAGGGCGGACGCCGGGGAGATCGAGGTGCTCGGCTTCCGGGTCCCGCGCGAGTCGAAGCGGGCGCGCACCGCGATGGGCGTGGTGCCGCAGCTGGACAACCTGGACGAGGAGCTCACCGCCCGGCAGAACCTGGAGGTCTTCGCGCACCTGTACCGGGTGCCGCGGGCCGACCGGGCGGCGGCGGTGCTGCGCGCGCTGGACCTCGCGCAGCTGCGCAAGCGGGCCGACACCAAGACCGACGAGCTCTCCGGCGGGATGCGCCGCAGGTTGCTCATCGCCCGCGGCCTGGTGCACTCGCCGCGGCTGGTGCTGCTCGACGAGCCGACCGTGGGCCTGGACCCGCAGGTGCGCCAGGAGCTGTGGGCGCTGATCGACGCGCTGCGCTCGGACGGCGTCACGGTGCTCATGTCGACGCACTACATCGAGGAGGCCGAGCGCCTCGCCGACGACGTGGCGGTGATGTCCGGGGGCCGCGTCATCGCCACCGGCACCCCCGACGAGTTGCGCCTGCAGCACGCGGGGCAGGACGTCGTCGAGTACTACGGCCCGCCCGCGCGGCTCGTCGAAGTGGAGACGATCACCCGCGAGGCCGGGCTCAGCACCCGGCGCACCGGGCCCGCCGTCTCGGTGCTGCGCGCCGAGCTGATGCCGGAGCCGGTGGCGGCGCGGCTCGGCACCGGGCACCGCCGGGTGAGCAACCTGGAGGACGTGTTCGTCTCGCTCACCGGGGAGGCCGTGGAATGA